CAGGATCAGGCCAGGCACAACTTGGACAGTCGAAACCTCCGATCTGATTCATTTTGAACAGTGCTCTCATGCCACGGATAGGTGCTTTTTCTTCAAATAAATCACCAAAAGCAGCCATTACTGCCGGAATTCCTGCGGCGGCTTTTTCTACATGTGTCAATTTAAGGTCAAGTAAAGTAAATGGATTCTCAGCATTAGGTTCTTTGCCAATTTCCTCTTCTACTTTCTTTTTGTTATTTTCTTCCATACCTTTTTATTTTGTAAAGTGATTAGCATTTAAGATTGGGATTTGGGTAGTTATCGCTTTGATCTTCCATCGTATTATCAATACAAACGAAATCTTTTTCTACCAAAAGCTTTACGACGCCTGTCTGCCCGTCAAACCCTACAATATCTGTAGACACCCACTCTTCAACCATAGCTTCAGGCATTTTCATCACGATTTTATTTTCAATAAAAACGGCAGATAATGCAGTATCTTTCGTTTTTTCTATAACATATATAAACGGTCGGTCTACAAATTCCGTAAAGCTGGAAACAATCCCGTTTTTTCCTAGTTCTGAAACTTCGGATTGCGTTAAACGGAGTCTTATAGAGTTGTCTTTTATTCTTATTTTCATTTGCTTGTTTCTGTTTTTTCCACGAACTTCATGGATTTTTAATTACTAAATCTTTTATTTTTGCCACGAATGCACAAATGGATTTTATAAGTCATAACGACTATTATTTATAAAATTATTCGCTTATAATTCAATCTTAATTCTCCAAAATTGACAATCAATGCCAGTTTATTTTCGGATACTTTTAAATAATTAATAGCTTGTGAAATATGTTCATCCGCTATTTCAGATATTCCTTTTATTTCCAGTATTATCTTATCAAATACTACAAAATCTGCATAAAACTTATGTGGAAGCACAGTTTCTTTATAGTGAACAGCATATTCTTTCTCCCTTTCATATCTAATACCAGACTG
This is a stretch of genomic DNA from Chryseobacterium tructae. It encodes these proteins:
- a CDS encoding DUF7009 family protein, translating into MKIRIKDNSIRLRLTQSEVSELGKNGIVSSFTEFVDRPFIYVIEKTKDTALSAVFIENKIVMKMPEAMVEEWVSTDIVGFDGQTGVVKLLVEKDFVCIDNTMEDQSDNYPNPNLKC
- a CDS encoding GxxExxY protein; this encodes MKDLVYKQESYIIIGICMEVHNSLGPGFSEIVYKDALEYEMNQSGIRYEREKEYAVHYKETVLPHKFYADFVVFDKIILEIKGISEIADEHISQAINYLKVSENKLALIVNFGELRLNYKRIIL